The Shewanella japonica genome has a window encoding:
- the ccmE gene encoding cytochrome c maturation protein CcmE → MNSRRKKRLTLAVALIAGVAGIASLLLYALNSNLNLFFTPYEIVNGKKDTGEKPEIGQRIRVGGMVTEGTMVRDPNSLHVEFEIHDAFGGAITVTFDDLLPDLFREGQGIVAQGVLISEDTIEATEVLAKHDENYMPPEVAEAMGKTHEKLDYSEQKQTEGYKYQ, encoded by the coding sequence GTGAACTCAAGACGTAAAAAAAGACTCACACTTGCCGTTGCATTGATTGCTGGTGTTGCTGGTATTGCTTCATTGCTATTATATGCACTTAACTCAAACTTGAACTTATTCTTTACTCCATATGAAATCGTCAATGGTAAGAAGGATACAGGTGAGAAACCGGAAATCGGCCAACGCATTCGAGTTGGTGGCATGGTAACAGAAGGAACCATGGTTCGTGACCCAAATAGCTTACATGTAGAGTTTGAAATTCATGATGCTTTTGGTGGTGCAATTACTGTCACTTTTGATGACCTATTGCCTGACTTATTCCGTGAAGGACAAGGTATCGTTGCACAAGGTGTGTTGATTAGCGAAGACACTATTGAAGCTACAGAAGTGCTCGCTAAGCATGATGAAAACTATATGCCGCCTGAAGTCGCTGAAGCAATGGGTAAGACCCATGAAAAGCTAGACTATTCAGAACAGAAGCAAACCGAAGGTTATAAATACCAATAA
- the ccmD gene encoding heme exporter protein CcmD, giving the protein MQFESFSEFLNMGGYAFYVWLSYGVTFGSLGILLFLSLRQKKKVLLEIAKKMEREDRLKETRSSR; this is encoded by the coding sequence ATACAATTCGAATCTTTCTCAGAATTTTTAAACATGGGCGGCTATGCTTTTTATGTATGGCTGTCATACGGTGTTACGTTCGGCAGTTTAGGAATCTTATTATTCTTAAGCCTTCGCCAAAAAAAGAAAGTCTTACTGGAAATCGCTAAAAAGATGGAAAGAGAAGACCGCCTAAAAGAAACTAGGAGTAGTAGATAG